The region TGACGGTGGGGACATATCAACGAACCAAATGCCTTTTTCGCGGCTAAGATGACCTGGTAGGCGCGGACCACCCGACCCGAATCCCCGAATGACGTAATAGCATCCGAGCTCACCGTTCGGATGGGGCGATGTTTTTTGCCTAAAGTTCTTAAATCCCGAGCAATTTCACAAAGGACAGGACACCATGATCGATAGGCGTGAATTCTTGACCCTGGCAGCCATATCCGCCGGATACGCAGCCATGTCTGATATTGGCCTGGCGGCCACCGACGACTCGCGAAAGGCATTAACGATTGCGGTTCAGGACCTTCGAACCGTTCTCGAGCCGATCGACGAATCCTCTATTGCCAATGTTGCCTGGCGCGTCCAATACAGTATCTTCGATCAACTGCTGCGAACGGATTACAACGACAATTTCCGTCTTCACTTCGCGCTCGCGGAGACGGTTAAGCAGATCAATGAAACGACCTACGAGGTGACGCTCCGCCGAGGCGTGAAATTTCATAACGGCGCGGAAATGACGGCCGACGATGTAGTGTTTTCGCTGGGTCGAGAGCGGCTTTTGGGCGACAAGGCGCCAGGGGCGGCCGTCAAGGCTAATTTTCTGTCCTCCTTCGACTCAATTGAGAAGCTGGCCGCTGATCGGGTGCAGATCACAACGAAGTCGCCCGACCCGGTATTTTTGAAGCGATTAGGTGCCTGGGGAACCCAGATCATCAGCGCTGAAGCCTGGAGGGGGGCAAAGTCCTATTCGGATTGGGCGCAGCGGCCAATCGGGACAGGTCCATATCGGATCGCACAAACCAACACCGGCGATTCCATCCTGCTCGAGTCCCATGATGCTTATTGGGGAGGCCGACCGCCGTTCAAATCAATTCGTTTCAAAAAGGTTCCGGAAATTGCCGCGCGCATCGCGGGCCTGCAATCCGGCGACTATGATATCGTAACCGACATTACGCCAGATCATATGAACGAAATCGATGGAAAACCCGGACTCGAAGTCTTAGGGGGGAATTCGGCTTGGTTTCGTTTTCTCACCTTTTCTGCGCGCAAGTGCGCGCCGCTTAAAGACGTGAGAGTGCGTCAGGCCATTGCTCTTTCCATAGACAGAAATGCACTGGCGCATGGCCTATGGGACGGTCGGG is a window of Rhizobium jaguaris DNA encoding:
- a CDS encoding ABC transporter substrate-binding protein, which gives rise to MIDRREFLTLAAISAGYAAMSDIGLAATDDSRKALTIAVQDLRTVLEPIDESSIANVAWRVQYSIFDQLLRTDYNDNFRLHFALAETVKQINETTYEVTLRRGVKFHNGAEMTADDVVFSLGRERLLGDKAPGAAVKANFLSSFDSIEKLAADRVQITTKSPDPVFLKRLGAWGTQIISAEAWRGAKSYSDWAQRPIGTGPYRIAQTNTGDSILLESHDAYWGGRPPFKSIRFKKVPEIAARIAGLQSGDYDIVTDITPDHMNEIDGKPGLEVLGGNSAWFRFLTFSARKCAPLKDVRVRQAIALSIDRNALAHGLWDGRASVPSGWQLPIFGDLNDASRPPLSFDPDRARQLLASASYRGEEIPYPTVGNYYPMQFAENQALVEMWKAVGLNVKLVMCENWDQVANIPGIFDESGGAFYADPIATLWQIIGPTNGLQSNGDWSSSEFNSLGDELGSTVDLAHRKQIWQRMQDIVDRDDPPITPLHSMPFIYGKKAGIDWMPTPLPQMYLGPSLPSEPVI